A region from the Euleptes europaea isolate rEulEur1 chromosome 13, rEulEur1.hap1, whole genome shotgun sequence genome encodes:
- the LOC130485960 gene encoding basic salivary proline-rich protein 2-like, translating to MHGLRLAGLSGGIRPASFNVKQAPKSPPQAGRQAGERCSRPPPPSRAGPGAPPGAEAAGGSGGGAPRGPPRWPPMRARGLALGSGGRPAGRLQVSEYPRLIPRRGSLFGRLIDPAAAAAAAPSRRRAGQAEERRRRPAGRAGWMEAPPGSPGLLLLLPPLPPAPARPGHGPPAGAQLLRAVKVTSAAGRAGGGTGGGSGPRAGGGKEGCWEPGRPTLPSRVAALPPPAKFSPPPGDPRCNFAGRLSPCLLRVGGGGAPEGAPAAGPGTLPPPPPFQGFVSPPPPASAPPLPAGIPRSPSRAGLGATLPAAGREAAAFLPPPHQRGRGSWPGVAPGMGRHFPRG from the exons ATGCACGGGCTTCGCCTGGCGGGCCTCTCCGGAGGGATCCGCCCTGCAAGTTTCAACGTGAAACAAGCCCCAAAGAGCCCTCCccaggcgggcaggcaggcaggcgagcgGTGCAGCcggcccccgcccccctcccgcgccGGCCCGGGCGCGCCCCCTGGGGCTGAGGCGGccggggggagcggggggggggctcctcgcGGGCCCCCAAGATGGCCGCCGATGCGGGCTCGAGGGCTGGCCCTCGGAAgcggcggccggccggccggacGCCTGCAGGTGAGTGA GTATCCGCGATTGATTCCTCGCCGCGGCTCTTTGTTCGGGCGGCTCATTGatcccgcggcggcggcggcggcggcgccgagCAGGAGGCGGGCTGGCCAGGCggaggagcggcggcggcggccggctgGTCGGGCGGGCTGGATGGAGGCGCCGCCGGGCAGCccggggctgctgctgctcctgccgcCGCTCCCGCCGGCCCCCGCCCGCCCCGGCCACGGCCCGCCTGCCGGCGCCCAACTTCTCCGGGCTGTGAAGGTGACCAGCGCCGCGGGGCGGGCAGGAGGAGGGACGGGGGGAGGTTCTGGtccccgggcggggggggggaaagaagggtgCTGGGAACCGGGGcggcccaccctccccagccgggTTGCAGCGCTTCCCCCCCCCGCAAAGTTTTCTCCCCCCCCGGGCGACCCCCGCTGCAACTTCGCGGGGCGCCTTTCGCCTTGTTTGctgcgggtggggggagggggagcccccgAGGGAGCCCCCGCCGCCGGTCCCGGAACtctgccccccccgcctcccttccAGGGCTTcgtgtcgcccccccccccggcaagcgCGCCTCCGCTGCCGGCGGGCATCCCTCGCTCGCCAAGCCGCGCCGGCCTGGGGGCGACTCTGCCGGCTGCGGGGCGCGAGGCGGccgccttcctgccccccccccaccagcgcGGCCGGGGCAGCTGGCCGGGGGTCGCGCCCGGGATGGGGAGGCATTTTCCCCGGGGCTGA